The following proteins come from a genomic window of Streptomyces liliiviolaceus:
- the cas3 gene encoding CRISPR-associated helicase Cas3', whose translation MTGGGELRSGLSGRLSGPVRGVWAKHDRDTEGWLPLWCHMEDSGSVAGLLWDRWVSSNVRALVAEALPGGEEDARLLAVWLAVVHDIGKATPAFACQVDQLADRMRREGLEMPTRRQFGADRKLAPHSLAGQVLLGEWLEERYGWTRKQSGQFGIVPGGHHGVPPEHGQIKELDDRPHLLRTSGPSRAVWQRVQDELLDACADEYGVRERLEAWGAVKLPQPVQVLLTALVIVADWIASNPELFPYFPQEIHRTGQERMAAAWRGLSLPPPWRPVEPAGDVAEVFASRFDLPPGAEVRPVQEAAVRLARSMPAPGLMVIEAPMGEGKTEAALAVAEIFAARSGAGGVLLALPTMATGNAMFPRLLDWLERLPFEEGARLSVLLAHSKAALNDEYAGLMRESRQQITAVDTDAEISEWRPGHEKRSAPAELVAHEWLRGRKKAMLSSFVAGTVDQLLFAGLKSRHLALRHLAVAGKVVVIDEAHAYDTYMSVYLDRVLSWLGAYRVPVVVLSATLPAARRRQLAEAYAGAVTVASSGAVAAEFEAVAQADAYPLLTAVAAGRPPVMERPAASARGGAVRVEPLDDDLDVLADRLAAELDGGGCVLVVRNTVRRVLDTARVLRERFGDEQVTVAHSCFLDVDRAAKDADLLVRFGPPGKAGDRRPVKHIVVASQVAEQSLDVDFDLLVTDLCPVDLLLQRMGRLHRHQRGAKQEHRPEGLRAARCLVTGVDWGSEVPTPVRGSVAVYGAYALLRSAAVLLPHLEGARRPVQLPRDISALVQEAYGGGLIGPEGWAEAMTKALEQQERHRTDQAERAQVFRLGDVQRPGRPLIGWIAAGAGDADDTRAGRAQVRDSKESLEVVVVQRHLDGSLATVPWLDKGRGGLELPLDRVPSPKAARAAAGCGLRLPIQFSYGDVMDRAITELEKLYVPAWQAKDSPWLAGQLILTLDADCQTRLAGFSLHYSQRDGLEVSSD comes from the coding sequence ATGACGGGTGGAGGGGAGCTCCGGTCGGGGCTGAGCGGGCGGTTGTCGGGACCGGTGCGGGGCGTGTGGGCCAAGCACGATCGGGATACCGAGGGCTGGTTGCCGCTGTGGTGTCATATGGAGGACAGCGGCTCCGTGGCCGGGCTGTTGTGGGATCGCTGGGTGTCCTCGAACGTGCGGGCTCTGGTGGCCGAGGCGTTGCCCGGCGGGGAGGAGGACGCCCGGCTTCTCGCGGTGTGGCTGGCGGTCGTTCACGACATCGGCAAGGCGACTCCCGCTTTCGCCTGTCAGGTGGATCAGCTCGCCGACCGGATGCGTCGGGAGGGCCTGGAGATGCCCACCCGGCGGCAGTTCGGCGCCGACCGCAAGCTGGCCCCGCACAGTCTGGCAGGGCAGGTGCTGCTCGGTGAGTGGCTCGAAGAGCGTTATGGCTGGACGCGGAAGCAGTCCGGGCAGTTCGGCATCGTGCCGGGTGGCCATCACGGGGTGCCTCCGGAGCATGGGCAGATCAAGGAGCTGGATGACCGCCCGCATCTGCTGCGTACCTCCGGCCCCAGCCGCGCGGTGTGGCAGCGGGTGCAGGACGAGTTGCTCGACGCGTGCGCCGACGAATACGGCGTACGGGAGCGCCTGGAGGCCTGGGGGGCGGTGAAGTTGCCGCAGCCGGTTCAGGTGCTGCTGACGGCTCTGGTGATCGTGGCCGACTGGATTGCCAGCAATCCCGAGCTGTTTCCGTATTTTCCGCAGGAGATCCACCGTACGGGCCAGGAGCGGATGGCCGCTGCCTGGCGGGGGCTGAGCCTGCCGCCGCCCTGGCGGCCCGTCGAGCCGGCCGGGGACGTAGCGGAGGTTTTCGCGTCCCGTTTCGATCTGCCGCCGGGGGCGGAGGTCCGGCCTGTGCAGGAGGCGGCGGTCCGGTTGGCCCGCTCGATGCCCGCGCCGGGTCTGATGGTGATCGAGGCGCCGATGGGTGAGGGGAAGACGGAGGCTGCGCTGGCCGTTGCTGAGATTTTCGCGGCTCGCTCCGGCGCGGGCGGTGTGCTTCTCGCGTTGCCGACCATGGCTACCGGCAACGCGATGTTTCCCCGTCTGCTGGACTGGCTGGAGCGGCTGCCCTTCGAGGAGGGCGCCCGGCTGTCCGTTCTGCTGGCGCACTCCAAGGCTGCCCTCAACGACGAGTACGCCGGTCTGATGCGGGAGAGCCGGCAGCAGATCACCGCCGTGGATACGGACGCCGAGATATCCGAGTGGCGGCCGGGGCACGAAAAGCGTTCCGCGCCGGCGGAGTTGGTCGCGCACGAGTGGCTGCGGGGTCGCAAGAAGGCGATGCTGTCGTCGTTCGTCGCGGGGACCGTCGATCAACTGCTGTTCGCCGGGCTGAAGAGCCGGCACCTGGCGCTGCGCCATCTGGCGGTCGCGGGCAAGGTCGTCGTGATCGACGAGGCGCACGCGTACGACACGTACATGAGCGTCTATCTGGACCGGGTGCTGTCGTGGCTGGGTGCCTACCGGGTTCCGGTGGTGGTGCTGTCCGCGACGCTGCCCGCGGCCCGGCGCCGTCAGCTCGCGGAGGCATACGCGGGAGCGGTCACCGTGGCCAGCTCGGGCGCGGTTGCCGCGGAGTTCGAGGCAGTGGCGCAGGCCGACGCCTATCCCCTGCTGACCGCCGTTGCGGCCGGGCGGCCCCCCGTGATGGAGCGCCCCGCGGCTTCCGCGCGAGGTGGTGCCGTCCGCGTCGAGCCTCTCGATGACGATCTGGATGTCCTGGCCGACCGGCTGGCTGCCGAACTCGACGGCGGGGGCTGTGTCCTGGTGGTTCGTAATACCGTCCGGCGGGTCCTGGACACCGCCCGGGTGCTGCGCGAGCGGTTCGGTGACGAGCAGGTGACCGTCGCGCACTCGTGCTTCCTCGACGTCGACCGGGCGGCCAAGGATGCCGACCTGCTGGTCCGCTTCGGCCCGCCCGGGAAGGCGGGAGACCGTCGCCCGGTCAAGCACATCGTGGTCGCCAGCCAGGTGGCTGAACAGTCCCTCGATGTCGACTTCGACCTGCTCGTCACCGACCTGTGCCCGGTCGACCTGCTGCTCCAGCGCATGGGACGCCTCCACCGCCACCAACGGGGCGCGAAGCAGGAACACCGGCCCGAGGGATTGCGCGCGGCCCGCTGCCTGGTGACCGGTGTGGATTGGGGTAGCGAGGTGCCGACGCCGGTGCGGGGCTCGGTCGCCGTGTACGGGGCGTACGCGCTGCTGCGCTCGGCGGCCGTGCTGCTGCCGCACCTTGAGGGTGCGCGCCGACCGGTGCAACTGCCCCGCGACATCAGCGCGCTGGTGCAGGAAGCGTACGGGGGCGGGCTGATCGGCCCCGAGGGCTGGGCCGAGGCGATGACGAAGGCGCTTGAGCAGCAGGAGCGGCACCGCACGGATCAGGCGGAGCGCGCCCAGGTGTTCCGCCTCGGCGACGTCCAAAGGCCAGGGCGGCCGCTCATCGGCTGGATCGCGGCCGGGGCGGGTGACGCGGACGACACCCGTGCGGGCAGGGCCCAGGTCCGGGACAGCAAGGAGAGCCTGGAAGTCGTCGTCGTACAGCGCCACTTGGACGGGTCGTTGGCCACGGTGCCGTGGCTGGACAAGGGCAGGGGCGGGCTGGAACTGCCCCTGGACCGGGTCCCGTCGCCGAAGGCAGCCCGGGCAGCTGCCGGGTGCGGGCTGCGGCTGCCCATCCAGTTCTCGTACGGCGACGTGATGGACCGGGCGATCACAGAACTCGAAAAACTCTACGTGCCTGCCTGGCAGGCGAAGGACAGCCCCTGGCTCGCCGGCCAGCTGATTCTCACGCTCGACGCCGATTGTCAGACCCGCCTGGCAGGCTTCTCACTCCACTACAGCCAACGGGACGGCCTTGAGGTGAGCAGTGACTGA